In the Candidatus Rhodoblastus alkanivorans genome, one interval contains:
- a CDS encoding polysaccharide biosynthesis/export family protein produces MSINVSFRFSVGLALFCALLSGLASCSALPGQGPGASDIIGSASQAPPYVVVGVTPGVIDVLKQRRFDSFATRFPSRSTPVEPLISVGDTIVVTIWEASAGGLFSSPVAAGKFSTGSNSAALPEQVVGRDGSITVPYAGRIHVAGRSPSAVQSVIEAALKGKAIEPQVIVNVTHSVTNSATVVGEVTGGGRIPLSVKGDRLLDVLATAGGVRAPVNETFVELTRGSVTSRTPLLQVIAHPAENVYIRPGDVLTFVRAPQTFMAYGATGRNAEVPFEADGITLAEALTKAGGLLDERSDPAGVFVFRNEVYSVARTLRPNSPLVQPGSATPVIYHLDLRDPQGLFLAQRFRIANHDIVYVADSPSTPVQKMFAIIGGGMGMVGSSASIANAAATIK; encoded by the coding sequence ATGTCGATTAACGTCAGTTTCCGCTTCAGCGTCGGCCTCGCGCTTTTCTGCGCGCTCCTGTCCGGGCTTGCGTCCTGCTCGGCTCTTCCCGGTCAGGGACCGGGGGCGTCGGACATCATCGGCAGCGCGAGCCAGGCCCCGCCCTATGTGGTGGTCGGGGTCACGCCGGGCGTGATCGATGTCCTCAAACAGCGCCGTTTCGACAGTTTTGCGACGCGCTTTCCCAGCCGCTCCACGCCGGTGGAGCCGCTCATCTCGGTTGGCGACACGATTGTCGTGACGATCTGGGAGGCGAGCGCTGGCGGCCTCTTTTCGTCGCCGGTCGCCGCCGGCAAATTTTCGACCGGCTCGAACAGCGCCGCTCTGCCCGAGCAGGTGGTGGGCCGCGACGGCTCCATCACGGTGCCCTATGCGGGTCGGATCCATGTCGCCGGACGCTCGCCGAGCGCGGTCCAGAGCGTCATCGAAGCGGCGCTCAAGGGCAAGGCGATCGAGCCGCAGGTCATCGTCAATGTCACCCATTCGGTGACCAATTCCGCCACCGTCGTCGGCGAGGTCACCGGGGGCGGTCGGATTCCGCTTTCGGTCAAGGGCGACCGGCTGCTCGACGTGCTGGCCACGGCCGGCGGGGTTCGCGCGCCGGTCAACGAAACTTTCGTCGAACTGACGCGCGGTTCGGTCACTTCGCGCACGCCCCTGCTCCAGGTCATCGCCCATCCGGCCGAAAACGTCTATATCCGTCCCGGCGACGTGCTGACCTTCGTGCGCGCGCCACAGACCTTCATGGCCTATGGCGCCACCGGCCGGAACGCGGAAGTCCCCTTCGAGGCCGATGGCATCACCCTGGCGGAGGCCTTGACCAAGGCCGGCGGGCTGCTCGACGAGAGGTCCGATCCGGCCGGCGTGTTCGTCTTCCGCAACGAGGTCTATTCCGTCGCGAGGACCCTGCGCCCCAATAGCCCGCTGGTCCAGCCCGGCAGCGCCACTCCGGTCATTTACCATCTCGACTTGCGCGACCCGCAAGGCCTTTTCCTGGCGCAGCGGTTCCGCATCGCCAACCACGACATCGTCTATGTCGCGGATTCGCCGTCGACGCCGGTACAGAAAATGTTCGCGATCATCGGCGGCGGCATGGGCATGGTCGGCTCCAGCGCCAGCATCGCCAACGCGGCCGCCACCATCAAATGA
- a CDS encoding aminotransferase class I/II-fold pyridoxal phosphate-dependent enzyme yields MPAAGFDRLPGSEEQRFLREIFLKAGLSSPYFLLHEGDAGARSVVDGREVLNFSSYDYLGLNHHPAVRAAACAAVGQYGVSASASRLVAGERPIHRQLEAALARHYGHDSCLTFVSGYGANVSALTALLGPRDLILHDALAHNSIVMGGEFCRAERRAFPHNDLAALDALLADLRPRRQRVLIVAEGLYSMDGDLCDLPGLVEIKERHGAWLMIDDAHGLGVLGDNGGGVFEHFGVDPRRVDIWMGTMSKALASCGGYIAGCTALIEHLKHSAGGFVYSVGLAPPLAAAALAALEILEASPDRVAKLRANSLAFAEAARAAGLDTGLSAGAAVVPAMVGNSLVAARLSQQLLERRINVQPIIHPAVPEGEARLRFFLSSEHEAGAVAEAAAIVAEELAALRADGEPAQ; encoded by the coding sequence ATGCCCGCGGCCGGCTTCGACCGGCTGCCGGGAAGCGAGGAACAGCGTTTTCTGCGCGAGATTTTCCTCAAGGCTGGCCTGTCGAGCCCCTATTTCCTGCTCCACGAGGGCGACGCCGGCGCGCGCTCGGTGGTCGATGGGCGCGAGGTCCTGAATTTTTCCAGCTATGATTATCTCGGATTGAATCATCACCCTGCGGTGCGGGCGGCGGCCTGCGCGGCAGTCGGACAATATGGCGTTTCGGCTTCCGCCAGCCGGCTGGTCGCCGGGGAGCGCCCGATCCACCGCCAGTTGGAGGCGGCGCTGGCGCGCCATTACGGCCACGACTCCTGCCTGACCTTCGTCAGCGGCTATGGCGCCAATGTCAGCGCGCTGACCGCCTTGCTCGGGCCGCGCGACCTGATCCTGCACGACGCGCTCGCCCATAACAGCATCGTCATGGGCGGCGAATTCTGCCGCGCCGAGCGGCGCGCCTTCCCGCACAACGACCTTGCCGCCCTTGACGCTTTGCTGGCCGACCTGCGGCCCCGCCGCCAGCGGGTGCTGATCGTCGCCGAAGGGCTTTACAGCATGGACGGTGACCTTTGCGACCTTCCGGGGCTCGTCGAAATCAAGGAGCGCCATGGGGCCTGGCTGATGATCGACGACGCTCACGGCCTCGGCGTGCTGGGCGACAATGGCGGCGGCGTGTTCGAACATTTCGGCGTCGATCCGCGCCGGGTCGACATTTGGATGGGCACGATGTCGAAGGCGCTCGCCTCCTGCGGCGGCTATATCGCCGGCTGCACGGCGCTGATCGAACATCTGAAACATTCCGCGGGCGGCTTCGTCTATAGCGTGGGCCTCGCGCCGCCGCTTGCCGCCGCCGCGCTGGCCGCGCTCGAAATTCTTGAGGCCTCGCCCGACAGAGTGGCGAAATTGCGCGCCAATTCGCTGGCCTTCGCGGAGGCCGCCCGCGCCGCCGGGCTGGACACGGGCCTCAGCGCGGGCGCCGCCGTCGTCCCGGCGATGGTCGGCAATTCTCTGGTCGCGGCGCGCCTCAGCCAACAATTGCTCGAACGCAGGATCAATGTGCAGCCGATTATCCATCCCGCCGTTCCCGAGGGCGAGGCGCGACTGCGCTTCTTCCTGAGCAGCGAACATGAGGCCGGCGCCGTCGCCGAGGCGGCGGCGATCGTCGCCGAGGAACTCGCCGCGCTGCGCGCCGACGGAGAGCCAGCGCAATGA